In Desulfarculaceae bacterium, the following are encoded in one genomic region:
- the rplM gene encoding 50S ribosomal protein L13, whose product MKSFVAKKEDISREWFVVDATDLILGRLASEVARRLRGKHKAIFTPHVDTGDFIVVINAEKVALTGRKMDQKMYHRHSGYPGGITSINARRMMDTHPERVLISAVKGMLPKNRLGRQMLKKLKVYVGPEHPHQAQQPQTLSLS is encoded by the coding sequence ATGAAGAGCTTTGTAGCCAAAAAAGAAGACATCAGCCGGGAATGGTTCGTGGTGGACGCCACCGACCTGATTCTGGGGCGTCTGGCCAGTGAAGTGGCCCGGCGGCTCCGGGGCAAGCATAAGGCCATCTTTACCCCTCACGTGGACACCGGCGATTTCATCGTGGTGATCAACGCCGAGAAGGTGGCACTTACCGGCCGCAAGATGGACCAGAAGATGTACCATCGCCACAGCGGCTATCCCGGCGGCATCACTTCCATCAACGCCCGGCGTATGATGGATACCCACCCCGAGCGCGTGCTGATCAGCGCGGTCAAGGGCATGCTGCCCAAGAACCGCCTGGGCCGCCAGATGCTAAAGAAGCTGAAGGTCTACGTGGGCCCCGAGCATCCGCACCAGGCCCAGCAGCCTCAGACTTTGAGCCTGAGCTAG
- the lptD gene encoding LPS assembly protein LptD, with translation MRVDAQGPVDVRADRVVYNEKTATYRAEGEVEIVRGKTRLMADKISLDANSLIAEAEGRVRLATPAQDITGKSMVVDLNNSTGKIYQGRIFIKTNNYYLSGAEIAKTGKETYTIKQGSFTSCDGADPAWQVTGEDMEVTVEGYGTAKNTAFRVKGVPILWAPYLMFPAKFKRQSGMLAPQFGQSQRDGFIFSLPYYQTLGEDMDATVTLNYYTKRGLDLGLEYRYSLDPGSKGMFMLDYMPNDQAGEALYKEGKNAKPYSSRYWFRGMADQSFFNDTMELKANIDLVSDQDYLREFTFGYSGFNASDRRLAQWFGRNLDPNTSLTRTNTVNVTRYWSSASFNAGVIYYDDTTGNNDNILQSLPTFSFDATTQQLGNTGLYFAMGSSFTYNYREEGSTGFISDVAPVISLPLNFSDYLELEPSFTWRQRFYSVNGDDSITDPKDAGLNQVYEFNARASTYLYRVFDFGTAENPYKIKHAFRPVMTYAYRPSLDEDSIPDLAQFGSQRTNAVSYGIENALTYKVMSADPNSGEIVPVYREFLRFNVYHSFDVNTYREDNGGQYWGEVSATTQLLPTDKLYFENTTSWNLYDNSFTRVDFLARAEDNRGDTITLDWRYDNTGVKQINGWLKIALTQQWYVGFVNRYDFDTGNQFEAQYELGYDAQCWGFKAFYVDDINQRGLFFVISLGGFGELLNVGGY, from the coding sequence ATGCGCGTGGACGCCCAGGGTCCGGTGGACGTGCGCGCCGACCGGGTGGTCTACAACGAAAAGACCGCCACCTACCGCGCCGAGGGCGAGGTGGAGATCGTGCGGGGCAAGACCCGCTTGATGGCCGACAAGATCAGCCTGGACGCCAATAGTCTGATCGCCGAGGCCGAGGGGCGGGTGCGCCTGGCCACCCCGGCCCAGGACATCACCGGCAAGAGCATGGTGGTGGACCTGAACAACAGCACCGGCAAGATCTACCAGGGCCGCATCTTCATAAAGACCAACAACTACTACCTTTCCGGGGCCGAGATAGCCAAGACCGGCAAGGAGACCTACACCATCAAGCAGGGCAGCTTCACCAGCTGCGACGGGGCCGACCCCGCCTGGCAGGTGACCGGCGAGGACATGGAAGTGACCGTGGAAGGCTACGGCACCGCCAAAAACACCGCCTTCCGCGTGAAAGGCGTGCCCATCCTGTGGGCCCCCTACCTGATGTTCCCGGCCAAGTTCAAGCGCCAGTCTGGCATGTTGGCTCCCCAGTTCGGCCAGAGCCAGCGCGACGGCTTCATCTTCAGCCTGCCCTACTACCAGACCCTCGGCGAAGACATGGACGCCACGGTCACGCTGAACTACTACACCAAGCGCGGGTTGGACCTGGGCCTGGAATACCGCTACTCCCTGGACCCGGGCTCCAAGGGCATGTTCATGTTGGACTACATGCCAAACGACCAGGCGGGCGAGGCACTTTACAAGGAAGGCAAGAACGCCAAGCCCTACAGCTCGCGCTATTGGTTCCGAGGCATGGCCGACCAGAGCTTCTTCAACGACACCATGGAGTTGAAGGCCAACATCGACTTGGTGAGCGACCAGGACTACCTCCGGGAGTTCACCTTCGGCTACAGCGGCTTCAACGCCTCCGACCGCCGCCTGGCCCAGTGGTTCGGCCGCAACCTGGACCCCAACACCAGCCTGACCCGCACCAACACCGTCAACGTAACCCGCTACTGGTCCTCGGCCAGCTTCAACGCGGGGGTCATCTACTACGACGACACCACGGGCAACAACGACAACATCCTGCAATCGCTGCCCACCTTCAGCTTCGACGCCACCACCCAGCAGCTGGGCAACACCGGCCTGTACTTCGCCATGGGCTCCAGCTTCACCTACAACTACCGCGAGGAAGGCAGCACCGGCTTCATCTCGGACGTGGCCCCGGTGATCAGCCTGCCGCTTAACTTCAGCGACTACCTGGAGTTGGAGCCCAGCTTCACCTGGCGGCAGCGCTTCTACTCGGTAAACGGCGACGACAGCATAACCGACCCCAAGGACGCGGGCCTGAATCAGGTGTACGAGTTCAACGCCAGGGCCAGCACCTACCTCTACCGGGTGTTCGATTTCGGCACCGCCGAGAACCCCTACAAGATCAAGCACGCCTTCCGCCCGGTGATGACCTACGCCTACCGGCCCAGCCTGGACGAGGACAGCATCCCCGACCTGGCCCAGTTCGGCTCCCAGCGCACCAACGCGGTCAGCTACGGCATCGAGAACGCCCTGACCTACAAAGTCATGTCGGCCGACCCCAACAGCGGGGAGATCGTGCCGGTGTACCGCGAGTTCCTGCGCTTCAACGTGTATCACTCCTTTGACGTGAACACCTACCGCGAGGACAACGGCGGGCAATATTGGGGCGAGGTGTCGGCCACCACCCAGTTGCTGCCCACCGACAAGCTCTACTTCGAGAACACCACCTCCTGGAACCTCTACGACAACAGCTTCACCCGGGTGGACTTCCTGGCCCGGGCCGAGGACAACCGGGGCGATACCATCACCCTGGATTGGCGCTACGACAACACCGGGGTGAAGCAGATCAACGGCTGGCTCAAGATCGCCCTGACCCAGCAGTGGTATGTAGGCTTCGTCAACCGCTACGACTTCGACACCGGCAACCAGTTCGAGGCCCAGTACGAGCTGGGCTACGACGCGCAGTGTTGGGGTTTCAAGGCCTTTTACGTGGACGACATCAACCAGCGGGGCTTGTTCTTCGTGATCTCGCTGGGCGGTTTCGGCGAATTGCTCAACGTGGGAGGCTATTAG
- a CDS encoding bifunctional folylpolyglutamate synthase/dihydrofolate synthase, whose product MPSPSPYQRAVTKLYELQKFGIKLGLSSTRNLLKGLGDPHRGLACVHLAGTNGKGSVGAMLEAALTEAGVKVGFYTSPHLERFTERFRVGGKEISQRKVVQLCKAVWEVVDQREPPTYFEFVTAMAFEHFRREGVDLAIMETGLGGRLDATNICEPLVTVITNLGLEHEDYLGKGLKNIAFEKAGIIKKKVPLIHGVMQPSARRIVEDTAAERKAPVYRRGRELGFKRRGGGRFDLNGRLWKLSDVATNLVGAHQPINALLALGAAEVLSEKGLPLTAGHLARGLTQVRWPGRLERWPSQPDEPDLWLDGAHNPSAAKALLASLEAMRGGRKPLVMVVGVMADKEIGTLLGLLLPAADRVVYSRPVYARAADPQRLAEAAPPGAPPGEIEPDLGRAMERARELAGPGGAVLVTGSLFTVGEARTILSGGTSDLP is encoded by the coding sequence ATGCCTTCTCCCAGTCCCTATCAGCGCGCCGTGACCAAGCTCTACGAGCTGCAAAAGTTCGGCATCAAGTTGGGCCTTAGCTCCACCCGCAACCTGCTAAAGGGCCTGGGCGACCCCCATCGCGGCCTGGCCTGCGTGCACCTGGCCGGCACCAACGGCAAGGGCAGCGTGGGGGCCATGCTGGAGGCGGCGCTCACGGAGGCCGGGGTCAAGGTGGGCTTCTACACCTCGCCCCATCTGGAGCGCTTCACCGAGCGCTTCCGCGTGGGCGGCAAGGAGATATCCCAGCGCAAGGTGGTTCAGCTGTGCAAGGCGGTGTGGGAGGTGGTGGACCAGCGGGAGCCGCCCACCTACTTCGAGTTCGTCACCGCCATGGCCTTTGAGCACTTCCGCCGCGAGGGGGTGGATCTGGCCATCATGGAGACCGGCCTGGGCGGCCGCCTGGACGCCACCAACATCTGCGAGCCCCTGGTCACGGTGATCACCAACCTGGGCCTGGAGCACGAGGATTACCTGGGCAAGGGCCTGAAGAACATCGCCTTCGAGAAGGCGGGCATCATCAAGAAAAAGGTGCCCCTGATCCACGGGGTGATGCAGCCCAGCGCCCGCCGCATCGTGGAGGACACCGCCGCCGAGCGCAAGGCCCCGGTCTACCGCCGGGGGCGCGAGCTGGGCTTCAAGCGGCGCGGCGGCGGCCGCTTCGACCTGAACGGGCGGCTGTGGAAGCTCAGCGACGTGGCCACCAACCTGGTGGGGGCCCACCAGCCCATAAACGCCTTGCTGGCCCTGGGCGCGGCCGAGGTGTTGTCGGAGAAAGGCCTGCCCCTCACCGCCGGGCACCTGGCCCGGGGGCTCACCCAGGTGCGCTGGCCGGGCCGCCTGGAGCGCTGGCCCTCCCAACCCGACGAGCCGGACCTCTGGCTGGACGGGGCCCACAACCCTTCCGCGGCCAAGGCGCTCTTGGCCAGCCTGGAGGCCATGCGCGGGGGCCGCAAGCCTTTGGTCATGGTGGTGGGGGTGATGGCCGACAAGGAGATCGGCACTCTTCTGGGCCTGCTATTGCCCGCCGCCGACCGGGTGGTCTACTCCCGGCCGGTGTACGCCCGCGCGGCCGATCCCCAGCGCCTGGCCGAGGCTGCCCCCCCCGGCGCCCCGCCCGGCGAGATAGAGCCCGATCTGGGCCGGGCCATGGAGCGCGCGCGGGAGCTGGCCGGTCCCGGTGGGGCGGTTTTGGTCACCGGAAGCCTTTTTACGGTAGGCGAGGCCCGCACCATCCTCTCCGGGGGTACAAGCGACTTGCCTTAA
- the rpsI gene encoding 30S ribosomal protein S9, which produces MSDTRVYSTGKRKTAVARCWLVPGGSGQIMVNRKLADQYFTRGVLIQMVRQPLAMTDNLDKMDVMATVRGGGHAGQAGALRHGIAKALAELNPELHKQLKKAGFLTRDARKKERKKYGQPGARARFQYSKR; this is translated from the coding sequence ATGAGCGACACCCGCGTATACTCCACCGGCAAACGCAAGACCGCGGTGGCCCGTTGTTGGCTGGTGCCCGGCGGCAGCGGCCAGATCATGGTCAACCGCAAGCTGGCCGACCAGTACTTCACCCGCGGCGTCCTGATCCAGATGGTCCGTCAGCCCCTGGCCATGACCGACAACCTGGACAAGATGGACGTGATGGCCACGGTGCGCGGCGGAGGCCATGCCGGCCAGGCCGGCGCCCTGCGCCACGGCATCGCCAAGGCCCTGGCCGAGTTGAACCCCGAGCTGCACAAGCAGCTCAAGAAGGCCGGCTTCCTGACCCGCGACGCCCGTAAGAAGGAACGCAAGAAGTACGGTCAGCCCGGCGCCCGCGCCCGGTTCCAGTACTCCAAGCGCTAA